The following nucleotide sequence is from Pedobacter sp. PACM 27299.
ACAGTTCTTTGGTATTGTTCAGTTCAGGTCTTAAGTTCAAGGCATATATTCCTGGTTTTAGAACGGTGATTGTCGCTACAGGATGCTTAATAAATAGCAAAGGTCTGCTGGAATTGAATTCAGAAGTCCTTAAAGTTTGAAATTTATAGGTTTTATGGTCAAATTCCATAATCCCTTCTTGTTTTGCACTGGCCTCTGGACAAGCATATTCCAAGAGTACTTTATAGTCGCCGGGAGAGGTGATGTTAAATTGGAAAGCGGTTTGATCTGTTGGTTTTATCATATCTGTGATGCAGGTGGTATGCTTCCAATCGCCAAAATAATGACTGTAGGTTAAGGTCTGCATTTTAGCAGCGCCGCTGGTTTTTGAATGAACTACTTCCAGCATATTGTTAGGGTAGGAAGCGGAAACCGTAGGTATATTGTTGAGGTAACCATCATTGAGCTGTCCATTAAACGCGACTTCAATGACCGCATGGTAAGGATCAGTTTTCGAAGGAAGGTCTACATAAAGTACCTGCTCTTTAATTTCATATTTCAAGGTAGTTTTGTGGCCAAGCTGGACAATATTTGTCACTTTAACATGGATTCCAGGAACCCTGATTTTTCCATTTTCCGGAGGATTAAGGATATGCAGGAATAACTTTCCTGGTTTGGAAGTGGTAACGCCCCATGGCTGGGCAGGGACAAGGCCATAGGTACTTCCATAAATGCTCTCCCCATTTTTCTTTAGCCATTTTCCAGTCTCCCTAAGATATTTTTCCGAGTAATAAGGGATGTTTCCTTCTCCGTCCGGACCGATATTGAGCATCAGATTTCCTCCTTTGGAGGCTACATTGGCTAATAGCTGCGTGATTTCTTCTGGTGTTTTGAAATTCATATCATGACTGATGTAACCCCAGGAATCGTTATGGGTGTAAATAGATTCCCAGGCACCTTTTATCGGCGTTGCCGGAACCTCAGAATCGCCGAAAGTACGGTAATCTCCTAGCCCTTGTCCCACACGGCTGCTAAAAAGGCTTTTCGGCTGCAGGGCATGCATTTCATCAACTAAGGCCTGTGTTTGCTGTTTATCTAGTCCTCCTGGCATGTCAAACCAGACCATACCCAGGTCGCCATAATTAGTCAGCAATTCTTTTAGCTGCGGGATGGACTTGTCCTTATAATATTTTAAATAATCTTTGTCGGCCTCTTTAAAGTCCCATTTATTGCCGCCGCCATTCGGCTCGTGCCAATCCAGAAATTGAGAATAATAAAAGCCAAATTGAATCCCTCTTTTTCTCGTTGCATTGGCCAATGCTTTCATCGGGTCCTTGCCATAAGGCGATGCTTTTACGATGTTGAAATCGCTTACCTTAGAATCGTACATCGCGAAACCTTCATGATGTTTTGCGGTAATGACCATATATTTGATCCCTGCATCCTTCGCCAGGTCTGCCCATTCATCAGCATTAAATTTTTGCGGGTTAAAACTCTTGGCAACCTGCTCATATGCCTTCGCAGGAATCTTGGCCTGGTTCATCAGCCACTCGCCGCTGCCATAATAATCTTTACCCTCCCATACGCCTGCCAATTTAGAATATAACCCCCAATGGATAAACATGCCAAACTTGGCATTTTGAAACCAGGAGGCATTCGGATTTTCTTTTCCAGTACTGCTTTTATCCCATCTTTCGATGTCCTGCGCAAAAGATGTACAGATTGTGGAGAAAAATAAAAATAAGTAAATGAAGGATTTTTTTAGCTCGTTCATATTTGGATATCAATTGATGGTTAGTCGATTACTAAGATAAGTTCCCTGTTTTTTTATAGTTATTCATTTATAGCCAATGATTAAGCGCTTTTGGCAAGATCTACCTGTTTATAGGAAAAGCTTGATAGTTTGGGTTAAAAGATTTAGGTTTATCCTCCCAAAGTAGCAGAGGATATGGAAGACCAATTGAGGACAGAGCAGGCGATATTGAATTATAAAGAGAAGATTACCTGGTTGGATTTACTAAAAGTGATTGCCGTTTTTATGGTCATCGTGGCGCATGCTAATGATAGTATCATCTTAAATCAGGATGGTAATTTTAATTTTGAGTGGGGAACATATATCGGTTCTCTATACCGTTTTTCGCTGCCTTTATTTGTATTGATTTCTGGAGTTTTACTGCTGCCAACCAAACTTAATACCATAGATTTTTATAAAAAAAGACTCTGGAGAATCCTTCCGGCATTGCTATTCTGGGGTGTCGCTTATGTGTTGTTTGAGGGATTGGTTCTCCAGCAGAAATCCTGGGATAAAATTTGGATGGAGATCGTTCGGCTGCCCCTAAGTTTTGGTGATGCCTCCCCGCATTTATGGTATCTGTATATGTTGGCGGGCCTTTATTTAATGATTCCCATCATCTCCCCATGGCTGGCTAAGGCCACAAAAAGAGAGCTGGAATTGGTCCTGTCCATCTTTATTTTCTCTACTTTTATTCCCTACCTGAAGTTTTTAACCGGCTTGGCTTTTGGCATGTCTGACTGGAATGAATTCCATTCTTTTTACTATTTATCGGGCTTCATCGGTTATTTATTGATGGGGTACTATCTCTATACTTACCTGCCAGGATGGAGTATACTGACTAAAAGAACTGCTGGTGCCGTCTTATTTCTAACTGGTTATGGCATTACTTATTACCTCAGCATCAGTGTTCCTTTTTCTATCCCAAATATTGAAATGGTATGGTATTACTGTTCCCCGAATGTGCTTTTGGAAGCAGTGGGGGTGTTTTTAATGGTGGAGGGCATGACTTTAAAAAAGGGTATTTTCACAAAGATTATTCAAACTATTGCCAAGTATTCATTTGGTATTTTTTTAATACACTACTTCTTTATAGGCATTATTTTCAGATACCTTGCTGCGCAGTTTGACCTTCATGAGGGATTAAATGTATTGATGTCCAGTTTAATGACTTTATTGCTGTCCTTTATAGCTGTTTGGCTGCTGACCAGACTGAACTGGATGCAAAAGTTGCTCATGTAGACTTTCATATTTTTCCTTAGGCTTCTCCGATAGTGCTTTTAATCTTCTTGCCTGCTACCGAAGAGGCACTATAGGCTTTTAGGTGTAATGACAGCTCTACTGATTCCTTTTGCCGTTTTCCAGGAGTCTTTTCATCAGTTGGAGGATAAGTCCCATATCACTATTATTTTCTATATCATGGATGGTATTCATGTTTTGCACACCAAGTTCAGGATTAAGCTTTTTGAATAGACTGAGCTTTACATTTAGGATTTTCGCAATTTTTAGGAGCAAATCATCCCCAATATCATTCTTCTGTTCCATTTTTGAAACAGCTTGCTGACTAATGCCCAGTGCTTTAGCTAATGTGGTTTGTTTCATTCCGTAGTAGCCGCGAATTCGGCTTAGGTTTCTTCCTAAATGGGGTTTCTTGATCATCTTGTTAATGGTAAATTTATAGTGGTTTCCTGAATTTCTAATCGATTAAGCAATTGTAAAAAACAACTGATTTATTGTTAATTACAACCTCATTTTATTCCCTAAATAAATACATGTTTTATACTTTTGGTTAATTAAAACGTAAAATATGACAATTATCGCCAAAAGGAGAGAAAAGGGACTAAAAACTACCTATTTAAATTTTGATCTAATTTATTTCATACAATTGAAGAGGATAGCTTCCCAGTTTTCGCAGGAAGAACTTTCCTTTTTAATGGGTAGAAAAAAGGGCTTTATTAAAGATCGGGAAGCATTTAAACAGAATAAGGAATTGTGGCTGGGAGACGTGTCGGCCATGGCAAAGATATTTAACTGTCACACTGTTGACTTTTTCAGAAGTATGGACGGTATTCCTAAAGAAATCAAATTATGCGCAGTACAATCAAAACAAGGGGATTTTATTCAGTATAAGGTCTTCCAAGTCCATGAAGAGCATCCTATGGAACTGTTGTATATGATGAATGAAACAGATCCTATGAAACGTTACCATGAAAATGAATTGGTTACTTTTAGTCACCATGCTAGAATTGAACTTAGTCATTTGATGGTGGAAGGTTTTTTCGACAGTCAGCCAAAAACACCGCTGGAAATTTTTAGTGTGTGTAGAAATCGCGCTGGGCATTTGATTAGAGCAGAATTTTTGGAAGCAGCACTGGAGGAATGTTTAGGAGACGCTAAAGGACAAGCTTTGAAGAGGTACAAGCATAAGGATATGGGATTAGTTTATGAGGCAGTATAGTTTCCATAGAGCTGCCTGGTCATCATCATCGTTTTAGGAAGAGGGGAAATAATGAGTTAATTGAATAATATTTTGATATTTTAGTAAGACCTTATCCTTTAGTGGCAGACTTAAATGATAACCTAACCAAAAAACGCTAAATTCTTAAACTCAAATAATGATATGAACCTAAAAGTTGGCTTAATTATCCTGACCTCCGCACTGATCCCGGTATTAAATTTCATGAACACTGAAGATCAGACACCAAAAGATTTACCTATCCAAGGTACCTGGCAACTCGTATCAGGTGTGACGATTGAAAAGGGAAAATCTACATTTACCGATTATAAAAAAGACATGAAGCAGATCAAGATCATCAATGATACTCATTTTGCCTTTTTTAACCATGACCTGAAGCAGGGAAAGGGTCCCAAGCCTGTTTTTGTGGCAGGAGGAGGTAAGTATACTTTAAAGGGAAATGAGTATACGGAACACCTGGAATATTGTAATTACAGAGAATGGGAGCATAAGACATTTAGCTTTAAATTAACGATGAAAGGGGATACTCTGATTCAACGGGGATTGGAAAAGGATGAGAAAATCGGCGTCGACCATGAGATTATCGAAAAATATGTGAGGTTAAAAGATTAACAGGATTTATCCTTTCAGTCCATGCCAGGCTGAGCTTTATGGTGTTCATCCTGGCATGAACTGGAAAAGGCGATTATCATTTTTTATATCCAGGCATTTGGGCTACCTTTGTGCTAATGGATCCCATTAGGCATATCAATCACTTTCGTTTTAACCAGCTCGCTACACAATTGCGAAGGGTATCGGCGGTGTCTTGCCATTTTTTATCTCTGCAATATCGTTTAGGAGATTCTTTTCTTAAAAGCAGTAAGGACTTTATTAAGTAAGCCCCAGCCTTTGTAAAGGTTTGGGGATTTGACCTTAATTCTTTTTTCCTTCTATCTTTTTTCTTTCTTATCATGAAAAAATCAGGCATCATACCCTTGCTAAGGGGTGTTCTTGTATGGCTTTCTGTATTAAATCTAGGTGTTTTGCTGATGTCCATTTTGACGGTTAAACCGTTATGGATAGGCTTGTCTATCAGTTTCTTTGCGTTAATGATCGCTTTTCAAAATCATCATCAATCTGAGAAATCTGAGGAACTTCCAGTTTTGGGAAAAGAAAAAACTAATGCTGATTAAGATGGGAATATTAGTTAGGAGGAATCGGGATTTTGATGGTTTAGCCCCAGTTGAGTATTAGACTGGGGCAAAGGTATCACACATTATTTATTATTTAATTCAACAAAAAAATATCATGACTACAAGCTCATTAAAAATAGACGAAACCCCAATCATTTTATCCACTGGAATCTTTGATTTATTGAAAGACCACCTGAGAAGAAGAAAGCTAAGTAAGTTTAATGAAGATAAATTGAAACTGGAGCTTCGTTTTGCCAAGCAGGTATTGAATAAAGAATTGCCGGAAGATGTAGTAACCGTAGACAGAGCGGTACGGGTAAGAGAAATGGAATCGGGTAATGAATTTACGTATAAACTGGTTGCACCCGCAAAGGCAAGAGATAAACATAAAACACTTTCCATTTTATCACCAATTGGGGTAGCAATGGTAGGTTATGTAAAAGGCGCCCAATTACAGTGGGAAAT
It contains:
- a CDS encoding alpha-L-fucosidase — translated: MNELKKSFIYLFLFFSTICTSFAQDIERWDKSSTGKENPNASWFQNAKFGMFIHWGLYSKLAGVWEGKDYYGSGEWLMNQAKIPAKAYEQVAKSFNPQKFNADEWADLAKDAGIKYMVITAKHHEGFAMYDSKVSDFNIVKASPYGKDPMKALANATRKRGIQFGFYYSQFLDWHEPNGGGNKWDFKEADKDYLKYYKDKSIPQLKELLTNYGDLGMVWFDMPGGLDKQQTQALVDEMHALQPKSLFSSRVGQGLGDYRTFGDSEVPATPIKGAWESIYTHNDSWGYISHDMNFKTPEEITQLLANVASKGGNLMLNIGPDGEGNIPYYSEKYLRETGKWLKKNGESIYGSTYGLVPAQPWGVTTSKPGKLFLHILNPPENGKIRVPGIHVKVTNIVQLGHKTTLKYEIKEQVLYVDLPSKTDPYHAVIEVAFNGQLNDGYLNNIPTVSASYPNNMLEVVHSKTSGAAKMQTLTYSHYFGDWKHTTCITDMIKPTDQTAFQFNITSPGDYKVLLEYACPEASAKQEGIMEFDHKTYKFQTLRTSEFNSSRPLLFIKHPVATITVLKPGIYALNLRPELNNTKELFKLKSVILQPIK
- a CDS encoding acyltransferase, translated to MEDQLRTEQAILNYKEKITWLDLLKVIAVFMVIVAHANDSIILNQDGNFNFEWGTYIGSLYRFSLPLFVLISGVLLLPTKLNTIDFYKKRLWRILPALLFWGVAYVLFEGLVLQQKSWDKIWMEIVRLPLSFGDASPHLWYLYMLAGLYLMIPIISPWLAKATKRELELVLSIFIFSTFIPYLKFLTGLAFGMSDWNEFHSFYYLSGFIGYLLMGYYLYTYLPGWSILTKRTAGAVLFLTGYGITYYLSISVPFSIPNIEMVWYYCSPNVLLEAVGVFLMVEGMTLKKGIFTKIIQTIAKYSFGIFLIHYFFIGIIFRYLAAQFDLHEGLNVLMSSLMTLLLSFIAVWLLTRLNWMQKLLM
- a CDS encoding helix-turn-helix domain-containing protein, whose product is MIKKPHLGRNLSRIRGYYGMKQTTLAKALGISQQAVSKMEQKNDIGDDLLLKIAKILNVKLSLFKKLNPELGVQNMNTIHDIENNSDMGLILQLMKRLLENGKRNQ
- a CDS encoding GreA/GreB family elongation factor; this translates as MTTSSLKIDETPIILSTGIFDLLKDHLRRRKLSKFNEDKLKLELRFAKQVLNKELPEDVVTVDRAVRVREMESGNEFTYKLVAPAKARDKHKTLSILSPIGVAMVGYVKGAQLQWEMPDGIKVYRIEEVNKIA